A genome region from Hemitrygon akajei chromosome 14, sHemAka1.3, whole genome shotgun sequence includes the following:
- the LOC140738955 gene encoding phospholipase A2, minor isoenzyme-like: MLGLFVLLLLSAGAGSTSIESRNLYQFNKMIKCAIPGAIPLLRFNNYGCYCGLGGSGTPVDELDKCCQTHDNCYGDAKEKEKCTFLSSPKIIYYKYSCTNGNIECKNSNSHCGKFICECDRQAAICFSKAKYNPQNKGISQSRCK, encoded by the exons ATGCTGGGGCTGTTTGTCCTCCTTCTGCTCTCAG CTGGTGCTGGGAGCACTTCCATTGAGTCCAGGAACCTTTATCAGTTCAATAAAATGATTAAATGTGCCATACCAGGCGCCATCCCACTACTGAGATTCAATAACTACGGCTGTTACTGTGGACTTGGCGGATCTGGGACACCAGTGGATGAGCTTGACAA atgctgccagacccacGACAACTGTTATGGTGATGCCAAGGAAAAAGAGAAGTGTACATTTCTCAGCTCACCCAAAATAATATATTACAAGTACAGCTGCACAAACGGGAATATCGAATGCAAAA ATAGTAATAGTCACTGCGGGAAGTTTATCTGTGAGTGTGATCGACAGGCGGCCATCTGCTTCTCAAAAGCAAAATACAACCCTCAGAATAAAGGCATCAGTCAATCTCGCTGCAAATAG